One window from the genome of Oryctolagus cuniculus chromosome 1, mOryCun1.1, whole genome shotgun sequence encodes:
- the LOC127482938 gene encoding prostate and testis expressed protein 13-like, with product MGSNMFRLFLLGIFIVLFIGDRVLTSKLIRFCNRCDHFDGAICHGGMKSCWKFNVYSENKSCATNHYYYSDRFSGTYLFRYTTLNCKVCEEGMLQLFHDLLRETHCCTDRDRCNDGRNNEEISKIIREDTDTSA from the exons ATGGGCTCCAACATGTTCCGGTTGTTTCTTCTGGGCATATTCATAGTTCTCTTCATTG GAGACAGAGTCCTGACAAGCAAAT TGATTCGGTTTTGCAATCGATGTGATCACTTTGATGGAGCCATATGCCATGGTGGCATGAAAAGTTGCTGGAAGTTTAATGTGTACTCGGAAAACAAGAGTTGTGCCACAAATCACTATTACTATAGTGATCGCTTTTCAG GTACATACCTATTTCGTTATACCACACTGAATTGTAAGGTTTGTGAAGAAGGAATGCTACAACTATTCCATGACCTCTTGAGAGAAACCCATTGCTGCACTGATAGAGACAGGTGTAATGATGGCAGAAATAATGAAGAGATTTCAAAAATAATCAGAGAAGATACAGATACATCTGCATAA